The following proteins come from a genomic window of Pleuronectes platessa chromosome 2, fPlePla1.1, whole genome shotgun sequence:
- the LOC128458458 gene encoding mitogen-activated protein kinase kinase kinase 12-like, with protein MALVLESRAPSPSLSGFNSPLSDPPSFRRFSAETPCTPEMELTPTQCVLRNVLSINTGCEVEPVGGGGEGQTVCGHNQTPGDEQQEHFANSVLKLHEHDGCPGRTEGEGQEADGGALRCQADAARLQCQPSGGSGGFLEGLFGCLRPVWTMIGKAYSTEHKHNLDEAWEVPFEEISDLQWVGSGAQGAVFLGKLYGQEVAVKKVRNIKETDIKHLRKLKHPNIITFRGICTQAPCYCILMEYCAQGQLYEVLRAGRKITPSLLMDWAMGIAGGMNYLHLHKIIHRDLKSPNMLITYDDSVKISDFGTSKELSDKSTKMSFAGTVAWMAPEVIRNEPVSEKVDIWSFGVVLWEMLTGEVPYKDVDSSAIIWGVGNNSLQLPVPESCPESFKLLLRQCWNCKPRNRPSFRQILLHLDIASADILCTPQETYFQTQVEWRDEVRLHFEQLKSEGTCIHRLDEELIKRRREELRHALDIREHYERKLERANNLYMELNAIMLQLEIKEKELLKREHSLDKKYPGCFKHPSSRQSASSNSMEKLLKRRNVPQKLPSYSKRPDLLKSEVILPKLDSSMTQVTIPNKGSTSPGRSRRGKPRYRKAGKGSSGDLAQLKATLSSSLAMVNVTSSVPSSKHHLDPSAALRGLQHDLLLKKMSSSSPDLISTTLEAEGRRKGQVRPGLDRVGSQSASAGLGESRRTDGAEEGPNVGGGADNLAGTPPRSDTPSEDAASIPFSSSPDSPCGRGAAAGRTSVLGCPRVPHDSEEKEEATVITRSPRSQRLTPAALLYRAAVTRSQRRGVSSEEEEGEVDSEVELPRRRRPVSMTKCQSLSTFSSENLSVSDGEEGNTSDHSHSGTPDVVSTNTDERLDDKSDDLLSQGSEIPADPTDQLASDGLSEKEAILRQVKTHLASNDHNYEGLYDDSDCDSAELDHSGSAEPSQPPANW; from the exons ATGGCGCTCGTTCTAGAATCTCGTGccccctctccttccctctctggcTTCAACTCTCCcctctctgatcctccatccttCCGGCGATTCAGTGCGGAAACACCATGCACCCCGGAAATGGAGCTGACCCCGACTCAGTGCGTCCTGCGCAACGTCCTCTCCATAAACACCGGGTGCGAGGTGGAGCCTGTGGGCGGTGGAGGAGAGGGTCAGACTGTTTGCGGGCACAACCAGACACCGGGCGATGAGCAACAGGAGCACTTTGCCAACAGTGTCCTGAAGCTCCACGAGCACGATGGGTGTCCAGGGAGGACAGAGGGCGAGGGGCAGGAGGCGGACGGCGGCGCCCTCAGGTGCCAGGCCGACGCCGCCAGGCTCCAGTGCCAACCCAGCGGAGGAAGCGGAGGGTTCCTGGAGGGGTTGTTTGGATGTCTGCGTCCTGTCTGGACTATGATCGGCAAAGCGTACTCCACggagcacaaacacaacctgGATG AGGCGTGGGAGGTCCCATTCGAGGAGATATCCGACCTGCAGTGGGTCGGCAGCGGAGCTCAGGGCGCCGTCTTCCTGGGCAAACTGTACGGACAGGAAGTGGCCGTCAAGAAAGTGAGAAACATCAAGGAGACCGACATCAAGCACCTGCGTAAGCTCAAACACCCCAACATCATCACCTTCAG AGGTATTTGTACCCAGGCTCCATGTTACTGCATCCTCATGGAGTACTGTGCCCAGGGACAGCTGTACGAGGTGCTGAGAGCAGGCAGGAAGATCACTCCCTCCCTGCTCATGGACTGGGCCATGGGGATCGCCGGGGGCATGAACTACCTCCACCTCCACAAGATCATCCACAGAGACCTCAAGTCACCAAA CATGCTGATCACCTACGACGACTCAGTGAAGATCTCGGACTTCGGCACGTCCAAAGAGCTCAGCGACAAGAGCACCAAGATGTCCTTCGCTGGGACGGTGGCCTGGATGGCTCCCGAGGTCATCCGCAACGAGCCTGTCTCGGAGAAGGTGGACATTTG GTCGTTCGGCGTGGTGCTGTGGGAGATGCTGACCGGAGAGGTGCCCTACAAGGACGTGGACTCATCCGCCATCATCTGGGGGGTGGGCAACAACAGTCTGCAGCTGCCGGTGCCTGAAAGCTGTCCAGAGAGCTTCAAGCTGCTCCTGCGTCAGTGCTG GAACTGCAAACCAAGAAACAGGCCGTCTTTCCGACAGATCCTCCTGCACCTGGACATCGCCTCAGCAGATATTTTATGTACTCCACAGGAAACGTACTTCCAGACTCAG GTGGAGTGGAGGGACGAGGTGAGGCTCCACTTTGAGCAGCTCAAATCCGAGGGCACGTGTATCCACCGGCTGGACGAGGAGCTGATCAAACGACGCAGAGAAGAACTGAG acatgcactggacatCCGGGAGCACTacgagaggaagctggagagagCCAACAATCTCTACATGGAGCTTAATGCCATCATGCTGCAGCTGGAAATCAAAGAGAAAGAACTGCTCAA GAGGGAGCATTCACTGGATAAGAAGTACCCGGGCTGCTTCAAGCACCCCAGCTCCAGACAGTCAGCCTCCTCCAACTCCATGGAGAAACTGCTGAAGAGACGCAACGTACCTCAGAAACTGCCCTCGTACAGCAAGAG GCCGGACTTGCTAAAGTCAGAGGTCATCCTCCCAAAACTGGACTCCTCCATGACCCAGGTCACGATACCCAACAAAGGCTCTACCTCCCCTGGCCGCTCACGCAGAGGAAAGCCCCGCTACAGGAAGGCTGGAAAAGGCAGCAGTGGGGATTTGGCTCAGCTGAAAGCCACCCTCTCTTCGTCTTTAGCAATGGTCAATGTCACGTCATCCGTTCCCAGCAGCAAGCACCATCTAGACCCCAGTGCGGCCCTCAGGGGCCTGCAGCATGACCTGCTGCTCAAGAAGATGTCCTCCTCGAGCCCCGACCTCATCTCCACCACCCTGGAGGCCGAGGGCCGGAGGAAGGGGCAGGTGAGGCCCGGGCTGGACAGGGTGGGCAGCCAGAGCGCCTCAGCCGGTCTGGGGGAGAGCAGAAGGACTGATGGGGCAGAGGAGGGGCCGAATGTAGGTGGAGGGGCCGACAACCTGGCGGGAACACCTCCGCGAAGTGACACGCCCAGCGAGGACGCAGCTTCTATTCCGTTCTCCAGCAGCCCCGACTCGCCGTGCGGCCGGGGAGCCGCCGCGGGGAGGACGTCTGTGCTCGGCTGCCCCCGCGTTCCCCACGACagcgaggagaaggaggaggcaaCGGTGATCACGCGCTCACCCAGGAGTCAGCGGCTCACGCCTGCAGCGCTGCTCTACAGGGCAGCAGTGACACGCAGTCAG AGACGTGGCGTGTcgtcagaggaagaagaaggagaagtggACAGTGAGGTGGAGCTGCCGAGAAGACG gcGTCCCGTGAGCATGACCAAGTGCCAGTCCCTGTCCACGTTTAGCTCGGAGAACTTGTCGGTGTCGGACGGCGAGGAGGGGAACACCAGTGACCACTCCCACAGCGGGACGCCGGACGTGGTCAGCACCAATACCGACGAGCGTCTGGACGACAAGAGCGATGACCTGCTGTCCCAGGGCTCGGAGATTCCCGCCGACCCGACTGACCAGCTGGCCTCCGACGGGCTGTCTGAGAAGGAAGCCATACTGCGACAAGTCAAGACCCATCTCGCATCAAACGACCATAACTATGAG GGTCTGTACGACGACTCCGACTGTGACAGCGCCGAGCTGGACCACTCAGGCAGCGCCGAGCCCAGCCAGCCTCCAGCCAACTGGTGA